In Sphingobium amiense, a genomic segment contains:
- a CDS encoding N-formylglutamate amidohydrolase: MRIWSGAICFGYARPATGALRFRPMTVDPHDAVEVIDHGAGCPILLICEHASPHVPPGWGKLGLQDDDLARHIGWDIGAADIARRLADDLGASAVLARYSRLFIDCNRDPDRDDSIPAISDGIAVPGNMGLTPEERQRRRALAFTPLHDRIGAMIERHLASGVTPTIVPIHSFTPEMQGVRRPWHMGVLWNECDALGASLMQALQDLGDMAGLEIGANQPYSAREFVTYTMEQHGRKRGLANVALEIRNDLAGDPALQPRLAAHIARALRRAILPAA; the protein is encoded by the coding sequence ATGCGAATTTGGTCCGGAGCGATATGCTTTGGCTATGCCCGCCCGGCGACCGGCGCACTGCGGTTCCGCCCGATGACCGTCGACCCGCATGACGCCGTGGAAGTGATCGACCATGGCGCAGGCTGCCCGATTCTGCTGATCTGCGAACATGCAAGTCCCCACGTTCCGCCGGGCTGGGGCAAGCTCGGGCTTCAGGATGACGATCTCGCCAGACATATCGGCTGGGACATCGGCGCTGCGGACATTGCGCGCAGGCTGGCGGACGATCTCGGGGCGAGTGCGGTGCTCGCTCGCTATTCGCGACTCTTCATCGACTGCAACCGCGATCCGGACCGGGACGATTCGATTCCCGCGATCAGCGACGGGATCGCCGTCCCCGGCAATATGGGCCTGACGCCCGAGGAGCGGCAGCGGCGCAGGGCACTCGCCTTCACGCCCCTGCACGACAGGATCGGCGCCATGATCGAGCGCCATCTGGCGAGCGGCGTCACACCCACCATCGTCCCGATCCACAGCTTCACCCCGGAAATGCAGGGCGTGCGCCGTCCCTGGCACATGGGCGTCCTGTGGAACGAGTGCGATGCGCTCGGCGCGTCGCTGATGCAGGCATTGCAGGATTTGGGCGACATGGCCGGGCTGGAGATCGGCGCGAACCAGCCCTACTCGGCCAGGGAATTCGTGACCTACACGATGGAACAGCATGGCCGGAAGCGTGGGCTGGCCAATGTCGCGCTGGAAATCCGCAACGATCTTGCGGGCGATCCCGCGCTCCAGCCCCGGCTGGCGGCACATATCGCGCGCGCTCTGCGGCGCGCCATCCTGCCCGCCGCCTGA
- a CDS encoding hydantoinase/oxoprolinase family protein: protein MGYKISVDTGGTFTDVIVCDPDGKQHIGKALTTYGRVFDGMSEAIASVGQTLGMEMSDLLSKTELFIYGTTRATNAIVTRNVAKTAFLTTQGFPDTLVLKEGGKRDGYDYTKRYPDPYIPRRYTFEIPERIDAQGSIVRPLDEDAVIGTLNLLREREFGAVAVCLLWSVVNPAHEVALGRLIKEHLPGVPFTLSHRLSPVVREYRRASATAIDASLKPLMQRHFRDFDADLRAAGYTKELLVSTSIGGVMTIDQVINAPINTAKSGPSMAPVAGIAYSRAEGLGDSMIVCDTGGTTFDVGLSRDGDLVYSRDTWLGGEWEGDILGISSVDIRSIGAGGGSIAWIDGGGLLRVGPQSAGSEPGPACYGRGGQLPTVSDAACVLGYFNPDNFLGGRMQLDVEAARAAIATVAGQMGVTAEEAAWGILLLASDHMVKAIHEITISQGINPLECTIVAGGGAAGINILKIAAELGASKVVLPSVASALSASGMQFADIVIEETASVIAFSDRFDFVAVNDVLSDLDARLRTAHARINRGGKSDVRIEFVAESRYRSQVWELDTVVPSQRFTGPDDLERFVEAFHRQHERVLGIRDDGSAIEIISIRGRLTVVLDKPASSTSQTGLSPVAVEAGRRQCYFGGQAVDTPIFDGVTLAAGMTIPGPAIIEEPTTTVVIFPDMTAQVSAAGNYILHTC, encoded by the coding sequence ATGGGATACAAGATTTCCGTTGATACCGGCGGGACGTTTACGGATGTGATCGTATGCGACCCGGACGGTAAACAGCATATCGGCAAGGCGCTTACCACCTATGGGCGCGTGTTCGACGGGATGAGCGAGGCCATCGCTTCGGTGGGGCAGACGCTGGGCATGGAAATGTCCGACCTGCTGTCGAAGACCGAGCTTTTCATCTACGGGACGACCCGCGCCACCAACGCGATCGTGACCCGCAATGTCGCCAAGACCGCGTTCCTGACGACCCAGGGTTTCCCCGATACGCTGGTCCTCAAGGAAGGGGGCAAGCGCGACGGTTATGATTACACCAAACGCTATCCCGATCCCTATATCCCGCGGCGCTACACGTTCGAGATACCCGAACGGATCGACGCGCAGGGCAGCATCGTGCGCCCGCTGGACGAGGATGCGGTCATCGGGACGCTCAACCTTCTGCGCGAGCGGGAGTTCGGGGCGGTCGCGGTCTGTCTGCTCTGGTCGGTCGTCAATCCGGCGCATGAAGTGGCGCTGGGCCGCCTTATCAAGGAACATCTTCCCGGCGTGCCCTTCACGCTGTCGCACCGGCTTTCCCCGGTGGTGCGCGAATATCGCCGCGCGTCGGCGACCGCCATCGACGCGTCATTGAAGCCGCTGATGCAGCGCCATTTCCGCGATTTCGACGCGGATCTGCGGGCCGCAGGCTATACGAAGGAACTGCTGGTTTCGACCAGCATCGGCGGCGTGATGACGATTGATCAGGTCATCAACGCGCCGATCAACACCGCCAAGTCCGGCCCGTCGATGGCGCCGGTCGCGGGCATCGCCTATTCGCGCGCCGAGGGGCTGGGCGACAGCATGATCGTCTGCGACACGGGCGGCACGACCTTCGATGTCGGTCTCTCGCGCGACGGAGATCTGGTCTACAGCCGGGACACCTGGCTGGGTGGCGAGTGGGAAGGCGACATATTGGGCATCTCGTCCGTCGACATCCGCTCGATTGGCGCGGGCGGCGGGTCGATCGCGTGGATCGACGGCGGCGGGCTTCTGCGCGTCGGGCCGCAATCGGCTGGGTCGGAGCCGGGACCGGCATGCTATGGCCGGGGCGGCCAGTTGCCCACCGTGTCCGATGCGGCGTGCGTGCTGGGCTATTTCAACCCCGATAATTTCCTGGGCGGCCGTATGCAGCTCGACGTCGAAGCGGCCCGCGCCGCCATCGCGACGGTCGCGGGGCAGATGGGCGTGACGGCCGAAGAAGCGGCCTGGGGCATTCTGCTGCTGGCCAGCGACCATATGGTGAAGGCCATTCACGAGATCACCATATCGCAGGGCATCAATCCGCTGGAATGCACGATCGTGGCGGGCGGGGGCGCTGCGGGGATCAACATCCTCAAGATCGCCGCCGAACTGGGCGCGAGCAAGGTCGTGCTGCCGAGCGTGGCTTCGGCGCTTTCGGCGTCGGGCATGCAGTTCGCCGACATCGTCATCGAAGAGACGGCATCGGTCATCGCCTTTTCCGACCGGTTCGATTTCGTCGCGGTCAACGATGTGCTGAGCGATCTGGATGCGCGGCTGCGGACAGCGCACGCGCGGATCAACCGGGGCGGCAAGAGCGATGTGCGCATCGAGTTTGTCGCCGAAAGCCGATACCGGTCGCAGGTCTGGGAACTGGACACCGTGGTCCCCTCCCAGCGCTTCACCGGTCCCGACGATCTCGAACGCTTCGTCGAGGCGTTTCACCGGCAGCATGAGCGGGTGCTGGGCATCCGCGATGACGGCTCCGCAATCGAGATCATCAGCATTCGCGGGCGATTGACCGTCGTGCTCGACAAGCCGGCGTCATCGACGTCGCAGACCGGCCTGTCCCCGGTTGCGGTGGAAGCGGGAAGGCGGCAATGCTATTTCGGAGGGCAGGCGGTCGACACCCCGATCTTCGACGGGGTGACGCTGGCCGCCGGGATGACGATTCCCGGCCCGGCGATCATCGAGGAGCCGACGACGACCGTCGTCATCTTCCCGGACATGACGGCGCAGGTCAGCGCCGCCGGCAATTATATCCTGCACACCTGCTGA
- a CDS encoding TonB-dependent receptor: MLVLIGAACSGGAALAQTAASPSSADTARDSDAIVVTAQKRSQAAQDVGISLSAYSGESLARQGVISMTDIARLSPSVGTSGSFAGQNITYSIRGVAQQDFQPHSESPVAVYIDDGYVAANNAAGIGILDIERVEILKGPQGTLFGRNATGGLVNIVTRKPTKDLSAFGQITYGSYNDIRVEAGVGGPIAENVQARIAGAYQHTDGWVKNISPTGGRLGGKESVALRGHLAMQPSEAVDLLLTGYYSNVDQSWAPYFMISTRSTLENGIPNSVIVPTASGLGDPPSDIKGRTVDSNHAVSRGAYNRIYGGTFKATADLGFADFISVSDYKVVKYKALLDDDASPSDLLDTIITAKVKNYSEEARLEKKIGNLNLTGGVYYLHIDSQTVDLERLFAPLGNLQVSSPFRLLTNSYSAFVQGEVEVAPKVTLIGGFRATREKKSFTYDAFAQTLDGAPLALARSYEGKSAQWLYSWKAQAEYRPNSDILLYAGYNRGVKAGSFNAPFAGGGTPADPEVPYKPEKLDAFEIGAKTSFLNGLGTLNGSVFYYDYTDYQSFKFVNFSSVVANNAATIKGAEFDLHLRPASGFELTAGMSYIDATVKGVTVSNALGVAVLSRKPPYTSKWQGNVAANYVIPVGGGELSLNANAQYRSSFFFSLTNFDATKVKSYALVGARIGWTTPDGAWDFAILGKNLFDKRYKTVGFDLSDFGGLSQVGIGEPRWIGGSITYKLGR, translated from the coding sequence ATGCTGGTGCTGATCGGCGCTGCCTGTTCCGGCGGCGCGGCTCTGGCCCAGACCGCCGCCTCGCCGTCTTCGGCCGATACGGCGCGGGATAGCGACGCGATCGTCGTGACCGCGCAGAAGCGCAGCCAGGCGGCGCAGGATGTCGGCATCTCGCTCAGCGCCTACAGCGGCGAGTCGCTTGCCCGGCAGGGCGTCATTTCGATGACCGACATTGCAAGGCTGTCGCCCAGCGTCGGAACGTCGGGCAGCTTCGCGGGTCAGAACATCACCTATTCGATCCGGGGCGTCGCCCAGCAGGATTTCCAGCCGCATTCGGAATCCCCCGTCGCCGTCTACATCGACGATGGCTATGTCGCGGCGAACAACGCGGCGGGCATCGGCATTCTGGACATTGAGCGGGTCGAGATACTGAAGGGGCCGCAGGGCACCCTGTTCGGACGCAACGCGACCGGCGGTCTGGTCAATATCGTCACCCGCAAGCCGACGAAGGATCTGTCGGCATTCGGGCAGATCACCTACGGTTCCTATAACGATATTCGGGTCGAAGCGGGCGTCGGCGGGCCGATTGCGGAAAATGTGCAGGCGCGCATCGCGGGCGCCTATCAGCATACCGATGGCTGGGTGAAGAATATCTCCCCCACCGGCGGCAGGCTGGGCGGCAAGGAATCGGTCGCGCTGCGCGGGCATCTGGCGATGCAGCCGAGCGAGGCGGTCGATCTGCTGCTGACGGGCTATTACAGCAATGTCGACCAGAGCTGGGCGCCCTATTTCATGATCTCGACGCGCAGCACGCTGGAGAATGGCATCCCCAATTCGGTGATCGTGCCGACCGCGAGCGGCCTTGGCGATCCGCCGTCCGACATCAAGGGGCGCACGGTCGATTCCAACCATGCCGTGTCGCGCGGCGCCTATAACCGCATCTACGGCGGCACGTTCAAGGCGACGGCGGACCTTGGCTTTGCCGATTTCATCTCCGTCAGCGATTACAAGGTCGTCAAATATAAGGCGCTGCTGGACGACGATGCCAGCCCGTCCGACCTGCTCGACACGATCATCACGGCGAAGGTGAAGAATTATTCCGAAGAAGCCCGGCTCGAAAAGAAGATCGGCAATCTGAACCTGACCGGCGGCGTCTATTATCTGCATATCGATTCGCAGACGGTCGATCTGGAGCGGCTGTTCGCCCCGCTCGGCAATCTTCAGGTGTCGTCGCCCTTCCGCCTGCTCACCAACAGCTATTCCGCGTTCGTGCAGGGCGAAGTGGAGGTTGCGCCCAAGGTCACGCTGATCGGCGGTTTCCGGGCGACGCGGGAGAAGAAGTCCTTCACCTACGACGCGTTCGCGCAGACGCTGGACGGTGCGCCGCTGGCTCTGGCGCGCAGCTATGAGGGCAAGTCCGCGCAGTGGCTCTATTCGTGGAAGGCGCAGGCGGAATATCGGCCCAATTCCGACATTCTGCTCTACGCCGGATATAATCGCGGCGTGAAGGCCGGGAGCTTCAATGCGCCCTTCGCCGGTGGCGGCACCCCCGCCGACCCCGAGGTTCCCTACAAGCCCGAAAAGCTCGACGCGTTCGAGATCGGGGCCAAGACCAGTTTCCTGAACGGTCTGGGAACGCTGAACGGATCGGTCTTCTATTATGATTACACCGATTATCAGTCGTTCAAGTTCGTCAATTTCTCCAGCGTCGTGGCCAATAATGCGGCGACGATCAAAGGGGCCGAGTTCGACCTGCATCTGCGGCCGGCTTCGGGTTTCGAACTGACCGCGGGCATGAGCTATATCGACGCCACGGTGAAGGGCGTGACCGTTTCCAACGCGCTGGGCGTGGCGGTGCTTTCACGAAAGCCGCCCTACACGAGCAAGTGGCAGGGCAATGTCGCGGCCAATTACGTCATTCCGGTCGGCGGCGGCGAACTCAGCCTCAACGCCAATGCGCAATATCGCAGCAGCTTCTTCTTCTCGCTGACCAATTTCGATGCGACGAAGGTGAAGTCCTACGCTCTGGTCGGTGCGCGGATCGGCTGGACCACGCCGGATGGCGCATGGGACTTCGCCATTCTGGGCAAGAACCTGTTCGACAAGCGATACAAGACGGTGGGCTTCGACCTGTCCGACTTTGGCGGCCTGAGCCAGGTCGGCATCGGCGAACCGCGCTGGATCGGCGGGTCCATCACCTACAAGCTGGGGAGATAG
- a CDS encoding SDR family NAD(P)-dependent oxidoreductase, with the protein MNFEGKVAVVSGAGGGMGLALGEALLEAGASVLLIDVKPMPELFSRFGERALYRQIDLTDVDAVRQAFDLVQERFGRLDYLANVAGVLWFGRDKGATEIDLDDWDAVMTINLKSMVHMVKFAVPLMAKSGGGSMVHISTVQFLRGDLRPQDAYQASKAGVCALSRSLAIQHAHQGIRSNTVLPGVTWTPMQARWEGDSRTQELVAQAVPLGRMGSPADIANACMFLFSDQASYITGVDLPVDGGLLVKPVA; encoded by the coding sequence ATGAATTTTGAGGGCAAGGTCGCTGTCGTTTCCGGTGCTGGCGGGGGAATGGGGCTGGCGCTGGGCGAGGCCTTGCTGGAGGCGGGCGCCAGCGTCCTGCTGATCGACGTGAAGCCGATGCCGGAGCTATTCTCCCGCTTTGGCGAGCGCGCCCTCTATCGGCAGATCGACCTGACCGATGTCGATGCGGTCCGTCAGGCTTTCGACCTGGTTCAGGAGCGTTTCGGAAGGCTCGATTATCTGGCCAATGTCGCCGGTGTCCTGTGGTTCGGCCGCGACAAGGGCGCGACCGAGATTGATCTGGACGACTGGGACGCCGTCATGACGATCAACCTCAAATCCATGGTGCATATGGTGAAGTTCGCCGTTCCGCTGATGGCGAAGTCGGGCGGCGGCAGCATGGTCCATATTTCCACCGTGCAGTTCCTGCGCGGCGATCTGCGCCCGCAGGACGCCTATCAGGCCTCGAAGGCGGGTGTGTGTGCGCTGTCCCGGTCGCTGGCGATCCAGCACGCGCATCAGGGCATACGTTCCAACACCGTTCTGCCCGGCGTCACCTGGACGCCGATGCAGGCGCGGTGGGAAGGCGACAGCAGGACGCAGGAACTGGTGGCGCAGGCCGTGCCGCTGGGCCGGATGGGCAGCCCGGCGGACATCGCCAATGCGTGCATGTTCCTGTTTTCCGATCAGGCGTCCTACATCACCGGGGTGGACCTGCCGGTCGATGGCGGCCTGCTCGTCAAGCCCGTCGCCTGA
- a CDS encoding helix-turn-helix transcriptional regulator translates to MEIMRDSHSERAVEQALQFGSQIVGASSACLVWLEDNYEFSIADEYNMPTDFLARYPKELRGIDPLNTLALTMRGARTEMLYHDEIRASDSWTEYVSSISQYNFGDEMDMLLWSAGRPIAGLAMFRPPRASPFQNEHLNWDGIHAHLQHTIQMHWRVRDERVRRILSSRCGLQPREIELAQILVQGASNADIADIMNISVSTVKTHVVNILNKIGLHSRAEIAAYINYLQFE, encoded by the coding sequence ATGGAGATCATGCGGGACAGTCACTCGGAACGGGCCGTCGAGCAGGCGCTGCAATTCGGAAGCCAGATCGTCGGCGCGAGCAGCGCCTGCCTCGTCTGGCTGGAGGATAATTACGAGTTCTCCATTGCCGACGAATATAACATGCCGACCGATTTCCTGGCGCGCTATCCCAAGGAGCTGCGCGGGATCGACCCGCTGAACACGCTGGCGCTGACGATGCGCGGCGCGCGCACCGAAATGCTCTACCATGACGAAATCCGCGCGTCGGATTCATGGACCGAATATGTCAGCAGCATTAGCCAGTATAATTTCGGCGACGAGATGGACATGCTGCTGTGGAGCGCCGGTCGGCCCATTGCCGGACTCGCGATGTTCAGGCCGCCGCGCGCCTCTCCCTTCCAGAACGAACATCTCAACTGGGACGGCATTCACGCGCATCTTCAGCATACGATCCAGATGCACTGGCGGGTGCGCGATGAACGGGTGCGGCGGATTCTGAGTTCGCGCTGCGGATTGCAGCCCAGAGAAATCGAACTGGCCCAGATATTGGTGCAGGGCGCGAGCAACGCCGATATTGCCGACATCATGAACATATCGGTGTCGACGGTCAAAACCCATGTCGTCAACATATTGAACAAGATCGGCCTGCACAGCCGCGCCGAAATTGCGGCCTATATCAACTACCTCCAGTTCGAATAA
- a CDS encoding amino acid permease codes for MNDNEAPADAVLARGNIGWVQLLALGVSYAIAGDYAAWNYGLGTSGWGGLMIAVGVMAIFYLCLMFCMAELAAAIPSAGGGYAFVRRAFGRAPGFAVGFCIAIEYVMLTAVIGIFLSSYFQGLTGMGGVWVMVAAYAIFLSMHLLGVGEALKVMLALAAIGFAGIVVFTLFTLPHFSFASLVAGGGPVPPGAFPFGLSGVVAGLPFGMAFFLAVEGLPLASEEVRDPVRDMPIAMILAWATLLLLGVVLLFAAPGATGTAPLLRTDSPLIVAMNAVRVPPVVMLLVNVAGLVAISASFFSTIYAYSRQLFALSRAGYLPRFLSHTNRRHAPWAALLFPGVVAFALSAWWSAEPALLVGVFCATLSYLCMLAAFIYLRVTQPEMPRPYRAFGGAVTVAVALVLAAGAFLSSFLAAPLWSLIAAGLIGLGLVYYGLYARHHLTHSVDDRLMGEGAD; via the coding sequence ATGAATGACAATGAAGCGCCTGCCGATGCGGTGCTGGCGCGCGGCAATATCGGCTGGGTTCAGTTGCTCGCGCTCGGCGTGTCCTACGCCATAGCGGGGGACTATGCCGCCTGGAACTACGGTCTGGGCACATCCGGCTGGGGCGGGCTGATGATCGCGGTCGGCGTCATGGCGATATTCTATCTCTGCCTCATGTTCTGCATGGCCGAACTGGCGGCGGCGATCCCGAGCGCGGGCGGCGGCTATGCTTTCGTGCGCAGGGCGTTCGGGCGCGCACCGGGTTTCGCGGTCGGTTTCTGCATCGCCATCGAATATGTGATGCTGACCGCTGTGATCGGCATATTCCTGTCGAGCTATTTTCAGGGGCTGACCGGGATGGGCGGCGTCTGGGTCATGGTCGCGGCCTATGCGATTTTTCTGTCGATGCACCTGCTGGGTGTTGGCGAAGCGCTGAAGGTGATGCTGGCGCTGGCGGCCATCGGCTTTGCGGGCATCGTCGTTTTCACCCTCTTCACCCTGCCGCATTTTTCCTTCGCGTCGCTGGTCGCGGGTGGCGGGCCGGTCCCGCCGGGCGCTTTCCCGTTCGGCCTGTCCGGTGTCGTTGCGGGGCTGCCTTTCGGCATGGCGTTCTTCCTTGCGGTCGAAGGGCTGCCGCTCGCGTCGGAGGAAGTGCGCGATCCGGTGAGGGACATGCCGATCGCGATGATCCTTGCGTGGGCGACGCTGCTCCTCCTCGGAGTCGTCCTGCTCTTCGCGGCGCCGGGGGCCACCGGCACCGCTCCACTGCTGCGGACGGACAGCCCGCTGATCGTGGCGATGAACGCCGTCCGGGTGCCGCCTGTGGTGATGCTGCTGGTCAACGTCGCCGGGCTGGTCGCGATTTCCGCCAGCTTCTTCTCGACGATCTACGCCTATTCGCGCCAGCTTTTCGCGCTGTCGCGGGCGGGATATCTGCCGCGCTTCCTGTCGCATACCAACCGCCGCCATGCGCCGTGGGCCGCGCTGCTGTTTCCCGGTGTCGTCGCCTTTGCGCTCAGCGCATGGTGGAGCGCGGAGCCGGCGCTGCTCGTCGGGGTCTTCTGCGCCACGCTGTCCTATCTCTGCATGCTGGCCGCGTTCATCTATCTGCGCGTGACGCAGCCGGAGATGCCGCGGCCCTACCGCGCGTTCGGCGGCGCGGTGACGGTGGCTGTGGCGCTAGTCCTGGCGGCAGGCGCGTTCCTGTCGAGCTTCCTCGCGGCGCCGCTGTGGTCGCTGATCGCCGCTGGCCTCATCGGTCTGGGGCTGGTCTATTACGGTCTCTACGCGCGTCATCATCTCACCCACTCGGTCGACGACCGGCTGATGGGAGAGGGCGCGGACTGA